The Natrinema sp. DC36 genome includes the window CTGCGCATATTCGGGTCTGGCCAGCACTGCAGGCCGCAACTGACCACGGGCTCTCTGCAGTCGTGACCGCTCATGCGCTCGAATTAGGCAACAGACAGCTCGCCTCAGTTGCGTTCGAGGAGGCGACAGCAATCCACGCTGTGAGTGAGTTTACCGGCTCAGTGATAGAGCGGGACCACGGTATCTTTCCGGACGAAATCATCCATCCGTCGATAGACGTCGATTCCTACGCACCCTCTGACGATGGACTAGCGGACGATGTGAACAACGTCTTCACTATCTCGAGGCTCGTCGGGCGAAAAAATATCGATACGATAGTGGACGCGTGGGAACAACTTGACCCCGAGAGCCGAGGGAACCGGACCCTCGATATCGCAGGGACCGGACCGGAATACGACACACTGATGGCAAAGACAGAGGATATGGCCAGTGTCCGCATGCTCGGCCGAATCAGTGAATCCGAGAAGATAACGCGGTTACAGAACGCTGACCTATTTGTCCTACCGGCGGGTGGAACGAATTACGATGTGGAAGGGTTCGGAATTGTCTATATCGAGGCCCAGGCAGCCGGCACGCCAGTCATCGGGTCCTCAGTCGGTGGCGCTCCCGAGGCGGTCGGCGACGGTGGACTGCTGCTCAACGACGAAACGGACTCCACCGAGCTCGCAGTAAAGATCGCAACCCTCCTCTCGAACAGCGAGAAAATCGAGCAGTACACTGCACAGGCCCAGCGCAGAGTTGAAGCGTTCAACCTGAACCCGATTGCCGCTCAGTACGTCGACTTATACCAGCGTATCCTGTAGCTTTGGAGTGACTCTTTGCCTGGCGTACCTGCGGAGTCGTCTCCATCCACGGATTTGGCTGCGCTCTCACAATAGTTATACAACTCTACGCTGACCATTCCTGTATGCAAGCAAGCAGAAAGCTCCTTATAGGTGTGAAAAAACCAGCGGCTATTCCTTCCGCAGTCAAACAGAGTCTAAATAGATATATTCCTCACAACGTGGGGATACAGGGGAGCTACCGCACCGGGAATATCGGGGACCGGGCACTTGGGGAGATACTCAAATCGAATCTGGAAACTGACGGGTATCGGACGTATCTCTTCGATAAGAATGTCCAGCAGAGTAATGCTCCGAATCGGATACTGGGTGGGGGTGGCGTTCTTCACGATTGGTACGGTACGGAGCATCTGTGGAAACGCCTCAACTATGCGACGAGCGGCGAGCGTGGATTTGTCATTGGAGTTGGCGCGCCGGGCTTTCACTCTGAGAGGGCTCGCTCTCTCATCTCAGAGACGCTGCCCCAGATGGAGGTAATAACAGTCCGTGACGAACGAGCGAAAAACAATATCCAACGTGTCTGTGACGTTGACGTAACCGTAACTGCTTGCCCGGTGTTCCTCTATGACGACCCAGATCTGGAAACGACCGAACAGACTGGCGTAAATTTCAGGCCGTATTTCGACGAGAAGGAGGATATGTCCGATGCAATTCTCAAAGAGTACTTTGGTTACGAGGACCTTGAGAATGCCACACAAAAGTATATCGCTACTGCACAGCGGATCTGTGACAAACTAGACAATCCGTTGTTCATACCGTTCCACGCCGACGACGAAGCCTTTGCACAGAAACATCTTGATATTCCTGTCTTCAAACACAAAGTCTCTGTCAGTCGGACTCTCAAGAAAGTGAGTCAGATGAAACGGATGGTCACTACACGGTATCACTCATTGATTTTCGCCGCTATCTGTGGCAAACCGGTACTCCCGCTGGCCTACGAGCCGAAGGTAGAGGCCGTCGCTGACCGTCTTGACGTTCCATGGTACAAACCGCACAGAGACATCCCCTTTCAGTTCACTTCGGTTTCGAACGTCGACACCATCAGGAGCGCTGCACAACAGAATATAAAGTTGCTTTCGGACCGATTGCAATAGGCTACTGGCATGCTATCGCCTCTTGGCTCCGATGATTGACCATCTTCCGATCTACTTCGACACCCAAAGCAGCTACTGGTTGTGAAAAACCCTATTTATCTGTTACGTTAGCTCCAATCTCAGGTGATACTATAAGTACTCGATTCTCGCTCGAACCTGATTTTTGATGCTGGACCTGGGGATGTACCCACCATAGAGGTTCACACCCATGAACAGCACAAAACCGACAGGCGGGAACACGACGAGAGCTATCAGTGGGCGAAAGGCGATGTTGTAGACGATGGCCGCGAATACACTGACGAACAGTGCCTGAAAGAACACCAGTCTGGCGACCCATCTGAATGGGACCAACTCGAACGGAGAGCGGACCCAGATGCCGACGTTTCCGAGGAATATCATGATATAGGATACAGTCGTGCCGATACCGGCACCGAATATCCCGTATCTCGGGATAAGCGTGACATTGAGCGCGACGTTGACCAGTAGCCCGACGAACGTGATGAGTTCACTTTCTCGGACGGACCCAGTGGCCTGTAATACTGGCACCACTGTCCGACTTATCCCCAAAAAGAACGTCCCGAAGATGAGCAACTTCAACGTTGACGCGGCGCCGGTGTACTCAGCTCCGAAGTAGACTGAAAGGAACGGTCCAGCGAGGATGAAAAGTCCGCTACCAAAGAGCGTTAGCGAGAGAATTCCGTACTTCACGCCGGTCTTGATGTTGCTGTTTATCTCCTCAATATTGTCGTTCTTCCAGAGTTTCGCACTTCGCTGGAGGAAGGCGAGCTGGATGACTGACGGGACAAACCATATCATCTCCGCTGGGACGATGGCGCTCTGATAGAGAGCTGTCGAAGCGTTCCCCTTGAACGTCTCGATGAGGAGAATATCTACCTTGTACAACAGCGTCGCACTTAACCCACCGATTAACTGAAACCCTCCATATACTGCGATTTCTCTGCCATAATCCCTGAAATCCGATAGTCCCACCACTGAGAAAGAGTAGTTTCTCACCAGGACAATCAGACCGAGCAGACTCAACAGCAGGAAGGAGAGCGCGTATCCATAGAAGACACCGACGACTTTGAAGCCTGCGTAGGCCAGCACCAGTGCAGAACTAGTGTACAGCACCTTTCGTGAGACCTCTAACACTTCACCGATAGACTCTCGCTGGAACCCATAGAACGTCCCTCGAACCGTGGTAAAGATATTGGCGAATATGATTGTCACCGCCAATATCCAGACATAGGGGACGTACCGAGCTGGGATAAGGTCAGTTTGGATGGTCAGAACGATAGAGATCGTCGCTACGATGGCGTAAATCACGCTAATCATCACGGCTGTCGAAATCACCGAGGAAACCGCTTGGCTGTCGTCTGAATGCTCGGCGACAATCTTCCGTGTCGCATCAAACAACCCCCCTTTCGACAGCAGTGTCACAATACTAAACGCGGCGAACATACTGGCAAACAGCCCGTACTCCGGCTGGGAGATGATACGAACGAGTATTGGGGTGAAAGCCAGACTAATCACTAAGCCTGCAAATTTCCCGGAGAAGATAGAGAGGACGGACCGGAGCAACGATGTCATTATCGTTGCGAGTAGAGAGTTTCCACGGTGACTTAGTTAGCAGGGATTCACGACGCTATTGAGGTGCTTATAGCGTTTCGGCGGCCAGTTCGGGGTCGACCCCCTGCAGACGTTCTTCTGCTCGGTCGTGGTCGTCAGAGTAGCCGATATCGTTTCGCCAGCCATTCATTCGGATCGCATCGACCGTTCGTCCCGAGTGCAGGCGGAGGTCGATAGCATCGAAGAATCTCGTACTCGTCCTGGTCGGAGGGCTGGACCATGTAGCAAGTGTGGAAAACCGCCGGTGAGAACGTATAGAAGCCAGTCATCATGAGATTCGACGGTAGATCGTCCGGTTTCTCGATGACTTCGGTGATTTCGCCGTACATGTTGGTGTCACAGACACCGTAGCGACTGACCTTGTCCCACGGGACCTCTTCAACGAGGAAGGCTGCGTCAGCTCGGTCTTCCTGTTGTCGGTTGACGGCATCCTGCGGATTTGCATTGAAGATGTTCTCCCCGAGCATCAGCATGAACTCATCGTTGAAGAGCACATCGACGACAGGACCGGTCGCGTGATTTCATTCACGTCGACAGTATCGTCCGTGGTATCGAGCTGACCGCCGAGCACGAACTCACCGGCGTGTACAACCTTCGTCAGTTGTAACGTAGTTTCCTGGCACTGAGTTCAACCGCACCATCCGCGCTAACTCTTTAGCGTCGACACGATCGGTTTTCTTGTCGGGGTCAGTGATCTGTTTCAATTTTACTGATTAGCAACAGATACATTCAAATACTCCGACAGAAGGCCATGGATGTGGTAGTAATTGCTGGTCGCTTCGAGTGCGGTCCTTGGAGGATACCGTACTCGAGACATGTATCAAGACAGAGACAGTTGTCACCTATAGTAGACAAGTAAGACATCAGGTCGGTTTCATGATACAGGCTAACTCAGTCGGAAGAGGTCTCAACAGCGACTTCGCCATCGTTCTGTAACCGTGCTTCTGCCTCCTCCCGATCCTCGGGATATCCAACGTCGATCCGCCAGCCCTCAAGTCCAATAGCATCAATAGTCCGCCCGCTCTGAATCAGCAAATCAATAGCCTCGCTAATCTCGTACTCCCCGCGATTGGACGGCTGCACCAGGTGACACGCGTGGAAGATCGCCGGCGTAAACGTGTAGAACCCGGTCATGACCAGATTCGACGGCGGGTTGTCGGGCTTCTCGACCACGTCTGTGATCTCGCCGAACTTGTTGGTATCACAGACTCCATACCGGTCGGCCTCCTCCCACGGGACCTCCTCGACCAGGAAGGCGGCGTCGGCGCGGTCCTCGCGCTGGCGCCGCACGACGTCCTCGAGGTTCGCCTGAAACACGTTGTCCCCGAGCATCAGCATGAAGTCGTCGTCGATGTGCTCCTCGACCATCAACAGCGCGTGAGCCAGCCCCTGTTGTTCGCGCTGGTGGGAATAGGTGATCGGGATCCCCTCGTATTCGTCGCCGTAGTGGTCGATGATCACTTCCTTCAGATACCCGACGACGACGATTAGCTCGTCGGCACCGAGCGCGGCCAACTGATCGAAACAGTGCGTAAGGATCGGCTCCCCGTCGACCTCGACCATCCCCTTCGGCTTGTCCTCGGTCAGCGGCCGGAGACGCGTTCCTTCCCCGGCGGCAAGTACGACGGCTTTCATTGCTAGAGAGTGCACCATGCCGACACATGATGGTTCCGGTCGGGTAGCCCCAGGAGAGCCTCTGGTAGACACTGACCGCGAGACGCAAGCGTGCTCGGCAGCACGAGCGTCGTCGGATCGTCGCCGCGGGCAACTCGAGGCCACCGGTGAGCACGGCAGCGTCCGTCGGCGTCGAACTGGCGGAAGAATGCGGAGCGTGCCGGAACCGAGAAGCGACCGCGCGTCGGCTACAGCAACCGACGGAGCGCGCGCAGCGGGAACGTGATAATTGCGATAACGAGGCTGATCGCTTCTTTGAGTATCGATCGTATTGCGCCGAGCATACTCAGGATATCGGGAACGAACGGGTTGTCGGTGCGGCCTGCCGACGCAAGCGACGGGATCGTATCTTCCACTTTGCAGCCTCAAGCCGTCTTTCGTGCAGTACTAGCGATCCCGCTAGTGTGGAACTCGTCATGCGAGCGTCTGACTGACGTTTTAGGGCCTGAATGTGGACGCGGTTGGTATGGCTACGTCAGGGTCGACACCCACCGGAACGGATACCGGATCACGGTCGACGGGCGACGATTCCCTCTCGAGACGGACCGCGGCGAACGTGGTTCGTCTCGGTGCGCGGATACAGCCGTGGCCCGCGTATCTCCTGGCCGCGTGCTGGCCGGGCGCCGGCCACGTCTACCGCGGCCAGTGGGCGCGGGGCTGCACCTGGGTGGCGCTGTACGGGGCTGCGCTCGTTCTTCTCAGTTCCGGCACGCTCCTCGCTGCGGGGTCGGTCACCGACCCGCTCCTCGTCACCGCGCTCCGCCTCGAGACGGTCGACTTCGGCGACGTGGCCATGCCACTCTCGATCCTCGTTCTCAGTCTGCTCGATCTGTACGCGCTCGCGACGCTCGACAACGTGGCCGAATGAATACGACGGACGAAACGAGAGCGCCGTCAGGGTGCGTGGTCACGTTCCAGTTGCTCCTATCATCACCGTCATGACCGCGGCCGCCGAAGTGGTCGAGAGCCATGGTATCAAAGAGCAATCGGCAGTGGCGCCTCGAGAGCAGACCGACCGGCGAACCGACGGCCGATAATTTCGAACTGACCGAGGAACCGATCCCCGAGCCGGGACCAAAAGAGGTCCTCGTCCGGACCGAGTACCTCTCCGTCGATCCGTACATGCGCGGTCGGATGCGCGACAGCGAGTCCTACGCCGACCCGTGGCCCGTCGGCGAGCCGATGCGGGCACGGGCCGTCGGCACGGTCGTTGAGTCGAACCACGCCGCGTTCGAGGCCGGCGACACCGTCTCGGGCAACCTGTACTGGGCCGAGTACGCGGCCGTCGACGGCACTGCCCTCGAGCCGGTCGACACGGGGACGGCACCGGGTTCGACGGCGCTGCACGTCCTGGGCATGCCCGGCCGGACCGCCTACGTCGGCACCGTCGACGTCGGCGGGGTCGAACCCGGCGATACGGTCGTCGTCTCCGCCGCGGCCGGCGCGGTCGGCTCCGTCGCCGGCCAGATCGCTCGAATTGCCGGCTGCCGCGTGGTCGGGATCACGGGCCGGGACGAGAAGGCCGACTGGCTCACCGGCGACTGCGGCTTCGACGCGGCGATCAACTACCGCACGACCGACGACCTCTCGGCGGCGGTCGCCGACACCTGCCCGCGCGGCGTCGACCTCTACTTCGAGAACGTCGGCGGAGAGGTAAGCGATGCCGTCATGGACCACCTCGTCGATCACTCTCGAGTGGCCGTCTGCGGGAAGATCGCCCTTTACAACGCGGAAGCGGGCGACGATCGACTGTACGGGCCGCGACGCCTCCACCAGCGGACCCGCACTCGCGTTGAGGGGTTTATCGTCAGCGATCACGCCGATCGGTTCGACCACATCAATGCGCGGCTCCGGCGGTGGGTCGAGGCTGACCGCCTCCAGTATCGCGAGACGGTCACTGGCGGCATCGAAACCGCTGCCGACGCGTTCCTGGGGCTGTTCGACGGGACGAACGTGGGGAAACAACTCGTCCGGATCGACGACGACTGATTCCACTGGGGAGCCCTGCGCGACCGAGCTCGCGGACTGCTCCCTCGCCGAAGCGGTCGACGCAACCCGGGTCGTCGTGGACGGCCGCCGGCTCGTCGAGCGCCGAGACGGGAGTACCGACGACGGACTGAGCTGAGAACCGCTCGATCGACGATCGTGCGCGCGTTCCTCGCCGCTCGAGTTGGCATGGCTCGTCCCCGGAGAGTCCCCGTTGAGCCCGAGACGAGTCCCGCGCCAGCGGGCACCCTCACCGCCGCTCGTGGTCGACACCCGGCCCGTCGCCGCGTCGTTCGGCGTAGATAACGGTAACAAGCAGATAAACGCCGAGCGCGACGGCCGCGAGTCGAACCGATTCGGTGGGATCGGCGCGGTCGAGGGCGGCGTGGAGCCACCAGACGTTCCCCAGCGCCGAGTGACTCAGCTCTCGGAAGGCCCCGCGATAGATCGGCGTCACGCGCCAGAAATCAGGGAGCAGCGCCCAGCAGCCGCTCGCGACGACGATGGGGGCGTCGTATCGCGTCCGGACGGGGAGATACGCCAGAAGGAGCGTTGCACCGGTCGCACCGACCGCGAAGTGTGTCAGGGCGAGGCTCATGTCTCGTCGTTCGACCCGCTGCGATACAAAGCGGGGGTGGTGGGACCGTCGCAGGGGTGGTTGTCCCTCGAGCGGATGGCATATCCGTCCGCCAACGGAGTCATCCATTCGCCCTTGGACGCCGGTTGCAGATCAGCTCTCGGACACGCGACAGTATACCGACCCTCGAGCCCTGCCTGCTGCTCGAGCGAAGCAATCGAGCCAGACGGCGGTGTTGGAGGCTCTGACGGGTAAATCGCCTGCTGTGGTCTACGACCGATCCGGTAAGATCCGCGGAATCGGATACGTTCCACCGTTGGCGTGAATCACCTGCCCAGTAATGAACGACGCTCGATCTGACGCAACAAATGAACAGACCTCGGCGATCTCGTCGACAGTTCCGATTCGACCGAGCGGCGTCGCCGCGAGGATCGCGTCCTTCGCCTGTTCCCATTCGTCGGTGTGGTCCCGGCCGACCTCGATGAGTCCGGGTGAGACGGCATTGACGCGGACGCCGTCTCGTCCGAACTCGCTCGCCAACTGTCTGGTCAGGCCCTCGATGGCGAACTTCGTTCCGTACGAGTGAGCGTGATTCGGACGACCCAGATACACCATCGCACCGATCACGTTGACTATCGAACCGCCACCGTG containing:
- a CDS encoding glycosyltransferase family 4 protein, which codes for MRVLVVTPDYPPPAGGIQTVVQNLEEGLENLGHTPIIVQLDPQAYSSTLADAIPTRRTLDAIKMRSPHFFRYFNTVYRRTSDAIEEHDPDIVHAAHIRVWPALQAATDHGLSAVVTAHALELGNRQLASVAFEEATAIHAVSEFTGSVIERDHGIFPDEIIHPSIDVDSYAPSDDGLADDVNNVFTISRLVGRKNIDTIVDAWEQLDPESRGNRTLDIAGTGPEYDTLMAKTEDMASVRMLGRISESEKITRLQNADLFVLPAGGTNYDVEGFGIVYIEAQAAGTPVIGSSVGGAPEAVGDGGLLLNDETDSTELAVKIATLLSNSEKIEQYTAQAQRRVEAFNLNPIAAQYVDLYQRIL
- a CDS encoding flippase — encoded protein: MTSLLRSVLSIFSGKFAGLVISLAFTPILVRIISQPEYGLFASMFAAFSIVTLLSKGGLFDATRKIVAEHSDDSQAVSSVISTAVMISVIYAIVATISIVLTIQTDLIPARYVPYVWILAVTIIFANIFTTVRGTFYGFQRESIGEVLEVSRKVLYTSSALVLAYAGFKVVGVFYGYALSFLLLSLLGLIVLVRNYSFSVVGLSDFRDYGREIAVYGGFQLIGGLSATLLYKVDILLIETFKGNASTALYQSAIVPAEMIWFVPSVIQLAFLQRSAKLWKNDNIEEINSNIKTGVKYGILSLTLFGSGLFILAGPFLSVYFGAEYTGAASTLKLLIFGTFFLGISRTVVPVLQATGSVRESELITFVGLLVNVALNVTLIPRYGIFGAGIGTTVSYIMIFLGNVGIWVRSPFELVPFRWVARLVFFQALFVSVFAAIVYNIAFRPLIALVVFPPVGFVLFMGVNLYGGYIPRSSIKNQVRARIEYL
- the aglF gene encoding UTP--glucose-1-phosphate uridylyltransferase AglF; the encoded protein is MKAVVLAAGEGTRLRPLTEDKPKGMVEVDGEPILTHCFDQLAALGADELIVVVGYLKEVIIDHYGDEYEGIPITYSHQREQQGLAHALLMVEEHIDDDFMLMLGDNVFQANLEDVVRRQREDRADAAFLVEEVPWEEADRYGVCDTNKFGEITDVVEKPDNPPSNLVMTGFYTFTPAIFHACHLVQPSNRGEYEISEAIDLLIQSGRTIDAIGLEGWRIDVGYPEDREEAEARLQNDGEVAVETSSD
- a CDS encoding polysaccharide pyruvyl transferase family protein, which encodes MQASRKLLIGVKKPAAIPSAVKQSLNRYIPHNVGIQGSYRTGNIGDRALGEILKSNLETDGYRTYLFDKNVQQSNAPNRILGGGGVLHDWYGTEHLWKRLNYATSGERGFVIGVGAPGFHSERARSLISETLPQMEVITVRDERAKNNIQRVCDVDVTVTACPVFLYDDPDLETTEQTGVNFRPYFDEKEDMSDAILKEYFGYEDLENATQKYIATAQRICDKLDNPLFIPFHADDEAFAQKHLDIPVFKHKVSVSRTLKKVSQMKRMVTTRYHSLIFAAICGKPVLPLAYEPKVEAVADRLDVPWYKPHRDIPFQFTSVSNVDTIRSAAQQNIKLLSDRLQ
- a CDS encoding NADP-dependent oxidoreductase, giving the protein MVSKSNRQWRLESRPTGEPTADNFELTEEPIPEPGPKEVLVRTEYLSVDPYMRGRMRDSESYADPWPVGEPMRARAVGTVVESNHAAFEAGDTVSGNLYWAEYAAVDGTALEPVDTGTAPGSTALHVLGMPGRTAYVGTVDVGGVEPGDTVVVSAAAGAVGSVAGQIARIAGCRVVGITGRDEKADWLTGDCGFDAAINYRTTDDLSAAVADTCPRGVDLYFENVGGEVSDAVMDHLVDHSRVAVCGKIALYNAEAGDDRLYGPRRLHQRTRTRVEGFIVSDHADRFDHINARLRRWVEADRLQYRETVTGGIETAADAFLGLFDGTNVGKQLVRIDDD